Proteins found in one Quercus robur chromosome 2, dhQueRobu3.1, whole genome shotgun sequence genomic segment:
- the LOC126712542 gene encoding WD repeat-containing protein DWA2: MQGGSSGIGYGLKYQARCISDVKADTDHTSFITGTLSLKEENEVHLIRVSSGGTELICEGLFSHPNEIWDLASCPFDQRIFSTVYSSGESYGAAIWQIPELYGELNSPQLERITSLDAHVGKIKCILWWPFGRHDKLISIDEETLFLWSLDCSKKTAQVQSKESVGMLHNLSGGAWDPHDVNAVAATYESAIQVWDLRTMKKTNSIERGHVRNIDYNPKKKHILVTAEDESGINIWDLRKPKVPIQELPGHTHWTWAVKCNPEYDRLILSAGTDSNVNLWVTSPSCSDDFTSESLVDSPTRRLNPLLNSYSDYEDSVYGLAWSVREPWIFASLSYDGRVVVETVKPFLSRK, translated from the exons ATGCAAGGAGGATCATCAGGCATTGGATATGGCCTCAAATACCAG GCTAGATGCATTTCGGATGTGAAAGCAGACACAGATCACACCAGCTTCATCACTGGCACTCTCAGTCTCAAAGAAGAAAACGAG GTGCATTTGATTCGGGTTTCATCAGGTGGAACCGAGCTCATATGCGAGGGTTTGTTCTCGCACCCGAACGAGATCTGGGACCTCGCTTCCTGTCCCTTCGATCAACGGATCTTCTCCACTGTCTACTCTTCTG GTGAATCATATGGAGCAGCAATATGGCAGATCCCTGAGTTATACGGCGAGTTGAATTCTCCTCAGTTGGAAAGAATTACCTCACTTGATGCTCATGTTGGAAAGATTAAATG CATTCTTTGGTGGCCCTTTGGAAGGCATGATAAGCTGATCAGCATTGATGAGGAAACCCTTTTCTTGTGGAGCTTAGATTGTTCCAAAAAAACAGCTCAG GTACAATCAAAAGAGTCGGTTGGCATGTTGCACAACTTATCTGGAGGAGCATGGGATCCACATGATGTGAATGCTGTTGCTGCAACTTATGAATCAGCCATCCAAGTTTGGGATCTACGTACAATGAA GAAGACAAATTCAATTGAACGTGGCCATGTCCGCAATATTGATTACAACCCCAAGAAAAAACATATACTT GTCACTGCAGAAGATGAATCTGGGATAAACATATGGGATCTTAGAAAACCAAAGGTTCCCATCCAAGAACTTCCTGGACATACACACTG GACATGGGCTGTCAAGTGTAACCCTGAATATGATCGGCTGATCttg AGTGCTGGTACAGACTCAAATGTCAACTTGTGGGTGACTTCTCCATCTTGCAGTGATGATTTTACATCTGAAAG CCTGGTTGATTCACCTACTCGGCGGTTGAATCCATTACTTAATTCATATAGTGACTACGAAGACAGTGTTTATG GCCTTGCTTGGAGCGTTCGTGAGCCTTGGATCTTTGCGTCATTATCCTATGATGGGAGG GTAGTTGTAGAAACAGTCAAGCCTTTTCTCTCAAGAAAGTAA